The Carnobacterium sp. 17-4 genome has a window encoding:
- a CDS encoding YoaK family protein, protein MRKKALKIQLTSWIFLLTATAGFMNVVTIILFSATSSHHTGSLSNSMIHLVKGDFEDFIRLIIVILAFFLGTMLSGFLFPEQIFKLKRRYGYIQLLSGLAILAGSIMLKNPWWYLLETTLILGLQNGMFVYYKGMIVRTTHMSGNLTDAGLALGRSLAGRKSELWKARFQLLNLSFFLLGSIVGAGLLLYTSVNIWLVASSLYLFLGLLYFSLYHHVNYIKSTHDEFEINGKHLFDYLK, encoded by the coding sequence TTGAGAAAAAAAGCACTAAAGATTCAGTTAACGAGTTGGATTTTCCTATTAACTGCAACTGCAGGATTTATGAACGTTGTAACAATTATTTTATTTTCAGCTACTAGCTCCCATCATACGGGGAGTTTATCAAACAGTATGATTCATTTAGTAAAAGGGGATTTTGAGGATTTTATTCGTTTGATAATCGTTATACTAGCTTTTTTCTTAGGAACGATGTTGAGTGGGTTCCTATTTCCAGAACAGATTTTTAAATTGAAACGTCGGTATGGTTATATTCAACTCTTATCCGGTTTAGCGATTTTAGCGGGAAGCATTATGCTTAAGAATCCTTGGTGGTATTTGCTAGAGACAACCCTGATTTTAGGTCTGCAAAATGGTATGTTTGTCTATTATAAAGGGATGATTGTTCGTACGACACATATGTCTGGAAACCTAACTGATGCTGGTTTGGCTTTAGGTAGAAGTTTAGCAGGACGAAAATCCGAGTTATGGAAGGCCCGTTTCCAACTACTGAATCTCAGCTTCTTTCTATTAGGTAGCATAGTTGGTGCCGGCTTATTGCTATATACTAGCGTTAATATTTGGCTTGTAGCAAGTAGCTTATACCTCTTTCTTGGTCTCTTATATTTCTCATTGTATCATCACGTTAATTATATAAAATCAACCCATGATGAATTTGAAATAAACGGAAAACACTTATTTGATTATTTAAAATAG
- a CDS encoding MBL fold metallo-hydrolase: protein MVSKESNGLKVSILASGSSGNVTYIESEKKKILVDSGLSGKKITELLKKIDRDVADLDGILVTHEHRDHVHGVGVLARKYHLDVYANEQTWEAMTPIIGTIKTEQKYLFEMGKTMTIGDIDVESFGVSHDAIAPQFYSFHKDNKCFVMLTDTGYVSDRMRGIVSNADAYLFESNHDLEMLRMGNYPWHLKQRILGDKGHLSNEDGALALAEIIGDATKRVYLGHLSKDNNLKELAHLTAVNILKEKETGVEDKFLVFDTDPVIPTSLFVV, encoded by the coding sequence ATGGTATCCAAAGAAAGTAATGGTTTAAAGGTTAGTATTCTTGCCAGTGGAAGTTCTGGAAATGTGACATATATAGAATCTGAAAAAAAGAAGATTTTAGTTGATAGTGGATTAAGTGGAAAAAAAATAACTGAATTATTAAAAAAAATAGACCGAGATGTAGCAGATTTGGATGGGATATTAGTCACACACGAACACCGTGATCATGTCCATGGAGTAGGTGTTTTAGCTAGAAAATATCATTTAGACGTTTATGCTAATGAGCAAACGTGGGAAGCTATGACCCCTATAATTGGTACCATTAAAACGGAACAGAAATACTTATTTGAAATGGGAAAAACAATGACCATTGGCGATATAGATGTGGAAAGTTTTGGAGTTTCGCATGATGCAATTGCACCTCAGTTTTATAGTTTTCACAAAGACAATAAATGTTTTGTAATGCTGACTGATACGGGTTATGTCAGTGATCGTATGAGAGGTATTGTTTCGAACGCGGATGCGTATTTATTTGAGAGCAATCATGATCTTGAAATGCTGAGAATGGGAAATTACCCATGGCATTTAAAGCAACGTATTTTGGGAGACAAAGGGCATCTTTCAAATGAAGATGGAGCATTAGCTTTAGCTGAAATCATAGGTGACGCTACGAAAAGAGTGTACTTAGGTCATCTAAGTAAAGACAATAATTTAAAAGAGTTGGCTCATTTAACAGCTGTAAATATTTTAAAAGAAAAAGAAACAGGAGTAGAAGACAAATTTTTAGTATTTGATACAGATCCAGTCATACCTACTTCTTTATTTGTTGTTTAA
- a CDS encoding CxxH/CxxC protein, translated as MDKILACKEHVEEALDDAVYGGFELPVLDQLLPVDNSKQKCGYCEKDAIYVVSNKHSTTI; from the coding sequence ATGGATAAAATTTTAGCTTGTAAGGAGCATGTAGAAGAAGCTTTAGATGACGCAGTTTATGGAGGTTTTGAACTGCCGGTACTAGACCAATTATTGCCTGTTGATAACTCGAAACAAAAATGTGGTTATTGCGAGAAGGATGCAATATATGTAGTGTCGAACAAGCATTCTACCACTATATAA
- a CDS encoding ClbS/DfsB family four-helix bundle protein — protein MKEYQSKTELINTIQEHYQKYITEFDSISEDLKDRRIIEVEQTPSENLSYQLGWIHLLLQWEKNEQQGKTVQTPTEEYKWNNLGGLYQSFYQEYGKYSLVKQKEMLTQLVEELCHWVESLSDTELFEPEQRNWATTKAKWPIWKWIHINTVAPFTNFRTKIRKWNKLTS, from the coding sequence ATGAAAGAGTATCAGAGCAAAACAGAATTAATAAACACTATTCAAGAACACTACCAAAAATACATCACCGAATTTGATTCTATCTCTGAAGATCTTAAAGACAGAAGAATCATAGAAGTAGAGCAAACGCCTTCTGAAAATTTATCTTATCAGCTTGGTTGGATTCACCTCTTACTTCAATGGGAAAAAAATGAACAACAAGGAAAAACTGTTCAAACACCTACTGAAGAATACAAATGGAACAATCTAGGTGGATTATATCAGTCTTTCTATCAAGAATATGGGAAATACTCATTAGTAAAACAAAAAGAAATGTTAACTCAGTTAGTTGAAGAGTTATGCCATTGGGTGGAAAGTCTCTCTGATACTGAATTATTTGAACCCGAACAACGAAATTGGGCTACTACAAAAGCCAAATGGCCTATTTGGAAATGGATTCACATAAATACAGTTGCACCATTTACGAATTTTAGAACCAAAATTCGTAAATGGAATAAATTAACTAGTTAA
- the yghU gene encoding glutathione-dependent disulfide-bond oxidoreductase, with translation MTEYKLPKVWQWEEENSKKGGNRPTAGSRFEQKLPVGEAPFQLYSLGTPNGIKVTIMFEELKELGVEGADYDLYTINIGEGDQFGSDFVEINPNSKIPALVDQSQSPRLNIFESGSILLYLAEKFNQLIPKDIHGRTETLNWLFWQMGAGPYVGGGFGHFFAYAPEPMEYPIDRFTMETKRQLDLLDKTLANRPYIAGDTYTIADIAIWSWYGRLALGKLYEGSYEFLNLDEYSHLLEWSHRIAERPGVQKGLAAESQSIKE, from the coding sequence ATGACGGAATATAAATTACCAAAAGTGTGGCAATGGGAAGAAGAGAATTCAAAAAAAGGTGGCAATCGTCCAACAGCAGGGAGTCGTTTTGAACAAAAATTACCAGTTGGAGAGGCTCCGTTCCAACTTTATTCATTAGGTACACCGAATGGCATTAAAGTCACGATCATGTTCGAAGAGCTAAAAGAATTGGGTGTAGAAGGCGCAGATTATGATTTGTATACTATCAATATTGGCGAAGGCGACCAATTTGGTTCAGATTTTGTTGAAATCAATCCTAATTCTAAAATTCCAGCCCTTGTTGACCAAAGTCAAAGTCCTCGATTGAATATTTTTGAATCAGGTTCCATTCTTCTTTACTTAGCGGAGAAATTTAACCAACTGATTCCGAAAGATATTCACGGTCGGACTGAAACCCTTAATTGGTTATTCTGGCAAATGGGAGCAGGTCCTTATGTTGGTGGAGGATTTGGCCACTTTTTCGCTTATGCTCCAGAGCCTATGGAATACCCGATTGATCGCTTCACGATGGAAACGAAACGTCAGTTAGATTTACTTGATAAAACCTTAGCAAACCGACCTTATATAGCTGGTGATACCTATACTATCGCAGATATTGCTATATGGTCTTGGTACGGCCGTTTAGCTTTAGGAAAATTATATGAAGGATCATATGAATTTTTGAATCTAGATGAATACTCTCATCTTTTGGAATGGTCTCACCGTATTGCAGAACGTCCAGGCGTTCAAAAAGGTCTGGCAGCAGAGTCTCAATCAATTAAAGAATAG
- the rlmH gene encoding 23S rRNA (pseudouridine(1915)-N(3))-methyltransferase RlmH has translation MNIKIITVGKLKEKYLKMGIAEYAKRLGAYCKLELIEVSDEKAPEKLSEAEMVQVKEKEGERILAKIPDQAFVFALAIEGKQRTSEEFAKEIEQLGVQGKSTIVFVIGGSLGLSDAVMKRSNTPISFGKMTLPHQLMRLVLIEQIYRGFKIVRNEPYHK, from the coding sequence TTGAACATCAAAATAATAACTGTGGGTAAGTTAAAAGAAAAATATTTGAAAATGGGTATCGCAGAATATGCGAAACGATTAGGAGCCTATTGTAAATTAGAATTAATCGAAGTTTCAGATGAAAAAGCACCTGAAAAATTAAGTGAAGCTGAAATGGTGCAAGTCAAAGAAAAAGAAGGCGAGCGTATTTTAGCAAAGATTCCAGATCAAGCATTTGTTTTTGCACTAGCTATTGAAGGCAAGCAACGAACATCAGAAGAATTTGCTAAAGAAATTGAACAATTAGGAGTTCAAGGGAAAAGTACGATTGTTTTTGTTATAGGCGGATCATTAGGTTTAAGTGATGCAGTAATGAAAAGGAGCAATACGCCTATCTCATTTGGAAAAATGACGCTTCCTCATCAATTGATGCGATTAGTCTTAATTGAGCAGATCTATCGAGGCTTTAAGATTGTTAGGAACGAGCCCTATCATAAGTAA
- a CDS encoding YycH family regulatory protein: protein MKKDLIIKVVLVALIVLSLFLTFMIWTMPSQFNEETNESQGTTSAVTIARDMSQVFGPTQVVLHKNGEINVFTQTEIVTAITREITKWKVDTIEEPVELTNEEYEEKLSQTDALEMVFVENISFGIFPDLFNDLAGEYQDRSFNRMYFSKDDLNQIYFYNTHSKLFYSEAIEGIDQSKINKLIEEENAKSYLANAVLDEGKQVYTSTEEIELPYLSYLVERQTNQLFIERLFDDTSEVRENSANDENIVSYNDYVSELQINENTDILTYYRNRNAENKLSITETLRVSYNELIQYENWASDVHYFDYNDSTREVTYRRYIAGFPVFSEFADYGTTHITVFEDGLSRLQVPLVIAQTPISDVEEQKTLQSGVSTLESLSASGYTSEEIDDIKIGYTWINSTESDRVINLEPNWYVKINGKWQLVESLLLNEGGQ from the coding sequence ATGAAGAAAGATTTAATAATAAAAGTTGTTCTGGTAGCTCTTATCGTACTGAGTCTCTTTCTAACCTTTATGATTTGGACTATGCCTAGCCAATTTAATGAAGAAACAAATGAGAGTCAAGGGACAACCTCTGCTGTGACTATCGCACGCGATATGTCCCAAGTATTTGGTCCAACTCAAGTTGTCCTTCATAAAAATGGCGAAATAAATGTATTTACTCAAACAGAAATCGTAACTGCTATAACTAGAGAAATTACTAAATGGAAAGTAGATACTATTGAAGAACCGGTTGAATTAACGAATGAAGAATATGAAGAAAAATTAAGTCAAACCGATGCATTAGAGATGGTTTTTGTTGAAAATATTTCTTTTGGTATTTTTCCAGATCTATTTAATGATCTTGCTGGTGAATATCAAGATCGGTCTTTTAATCGAATGTATTTTTCAAAAGATGATTTAAATCAAATCTATTTTTATAATACACATTCGAAGTTGTTTTATAGTGAAGCAATAGAAGGAATAGACCAAAGTAAAATAAATAAACTAATAGAAGAAGAAAATGCTAAATCTTACTTAGCAAATGCTGTTCTAGATGAAGGCAAACAAGTTTATACTTCAACAGAAGAAATAGAATTGCCTTATTTAAGTTATTTAGTTGAAAGGCAAACAAATCAATTATTTATTGAACGGTTATTTGATGATACTTCAGAAGTAAGAGAAAATAGTGCGAATGATGAAAATATTGTTAGCTACAATGACTATGTTAGTGAGTTGCAAATAAACGAAAACACCGATATTTTAACGTATTATCGCAATCGAAATGCTGAAAATAAGTTATCCATTACAGAAACACTTAGAGTAAGTTACAACGAATTGATTCAATATGAAAACTGGGCTTCGGATGTTCATTATTTTGACTATAATGATTCTACGAGAGAAGTTACTTATCGTCGTTATATTGCAGGATTTCCAGTATTTAGTGAATTTGCTGACTATGGAACGACTCATATAACCGTTTTTGAAGATGGATTGTCACGGTTGCAAGTTCCTTTAGTTATTGCTCAAACGCCTATTTCTGATGTTGAAGAACAAAAAACACTACAAAGTGGTGTCAGTACTTTGGAATCTCTATCAGCAAGTGGCTATACTAGTGAAGAAATCGATGATATAAAAATCGGTTATACTTGGATAAATAGTACGGAATCTGATCGCGTGATTAATTTAGAGCCTAATTGGTATGTTAAAATCAATGGTAAATGGCAACTTGTTGAGAGTCTTCTTCTCAATGAAGGAGGTCAGTAA
- a CDS encoding two-component system regulatory protein YycI, producing MDFKRIQIIFIITFLFLNTFLIFTYLDKNKNYYTSSSDQLIDFIEEMENENIKLPNFSETENKVPYVQAETNNLLEDNIDKVKNRSGTVEKDGSLYMSLLSNPLALSEEKELTKEDIELLDEFVISDQVLFGKEYRYFSYSPTEQKIVYAQIANNIPIADGTSEIVFHLNNKKQVISYDQTYVGPVTVQGESRKLITDKNAVEILYQNDEIQANTTVRKPKLTYSKTLSLQKLSMYAPVWYIEIVNSGSTEIERVDALSGSIIRTPTSETPATKESVAE from the coding sequence ATGGATTTTAAACGAATTCAAATTATTTTTATTATTACATTTCTGTTTCTAAATACTTTTTTGATATTCACGTATTTAGACAAAAATAAAAACTATTATACTAGCAGTTCTGATCAATTAATTGATTTTATAGAAGAAATGGAAAATGAAAATATTAAATTGCCGAATTTTTCAGAAACTGAGAATAAAGTACCTTATGTTCAAGCAGAAACCAATAATTTGTTAGAAGATAATATAGATAAAGTAAAAAATCGTTCTGGAACAGTTGAAAAAGACGGCTCGCTTTACATGAGTCTACTTTCTAATCCACTTGCTTTGTCAGAAGAGAAAGAATTGACTAAGGAAGATATTGAGTTACTCGATGAATTTGTGATAAGCGACCAAGTTCTTTTTGGTAAAGAGTATCGCTATTTTAGCTATAGCCCAACAGAACAAAAAATAGTATATGCTCAAATAGCGAACAATATTCCCATTGCAGATGGAACATCAGAAATTGTATTTCATTTGAATAATAAGAAACAAGTAATCTCCTATGATCAAACGTATGTAGGTCCAGTTACGGTTCAAGGGGAGAGTCGTAAGCTGATAACAGATAAAAATGCCGTTGAAATTTTATATCAAAATGACGAAATACAAGCAAATACTACCGTAAGAAAACCAAAATTAACGTATTCAAAAACACTTTCGCTACAGAAATTAAGCATGTATGCGCCAGTGTGGTACATTGAAATTGTTAACAGCGGAAGTACCGAGATCGAACGAGTAGATGCACTGAGCGGCAGTATTATACGAACGCCAACGAGTGAGACGCCAGCAACTAAAGAATCTGTAGCAGAATAG
- a CDS encoding S1C family serine protease: MSEETKNKKRGSWKNGLVGGLIGGLVVAALGGGYLAATDNGVNTETGTGMVDKDTGEVITTNVSVDVTSDVTEAVAKVEDSVVSVVNMQSQADGGLEGALETDNAQEEEDNLQTAGEGSGVIYKKDGDTAYVVTNNHVIDGSDAIEVILKDGTKVEAELIGTDIWTDLAVLSIPSEKVTTVATFGDSDAVTVGEPAIAIGSPLGTNFASSVTQGIISAKNRSVETDITGDGVVDWEVTALQTDAAINPGNSGGALINIAGQVIGINSMKISSDTVEGMGFAIPSNDVVSIINQLEANGEVVRPVLGISLLDLSEISEQQQESVLKLPENVTSGVVVAEVQPDSAAEIAGLEQYDVIVKFNGKEVTDSISLRKEIYASELGKEIEVEFYRNGELQKTTVTMTASEPTL; this comes from the coding sequence ATGAGTGAGGAAACAAAAAACAAAAAAAGAGGTTCTTGGAAAAATGGACTTGTCGGAGGGCTAATAGGTGGACTTGTAGTAGCGGCACTAGGCGGAGGATACTTAGCAGCAACGGATAATGGAGTCAATACTGAAACTGGTACAGGCATGGTCGATAAAGACACAGGAGAAGTGATTACAACCAATGTCAGCGTAGATGTGACTTCTGATGTAACAGAAGCTGTTGCTAAAGTAGAAGATTCAGTTGTATCAGTTGTTAATATGCAATCACAAGCTGATGGAGGATTAGAAGGTGCACTTGAGACAGATAACGCGCAGGAGGAAGAAGACAACTTACAAACAGCGGGTGAAGGTAGTGGAGTGATTTATAAAAAAGACGGTGATACAGCTTATGTCGTAACCAATAATCATGTTATCGATGGTTCAGATGCAATTGAAGTTATTCTAAAAGATGGCACAAAAGTTGAAGCTGAATTAATTGGAACAGATATCTGGACAGATCTAGCCGTATTGTCTATTCCTTCTGAAAAAGTAACAACAGTTGCTACTTTCGGTGATTCAGATGCAGTGACTGTTGGGGAACCTGCAATTGCAATCGGTTCACCACTAGGCACAAACTTTGCTTCTTCCGTTACTCAAGGAATTATATCTGCTAAAAATCGTAGTGTTGAAACGGATATTACAGGTGATGGCGTAGTAGATTGGGAAGTTACAGCTCTTCAAACTGACGCAGCTATCAATCCAGGGAATTCTGGTGGTGCTTTGATTAATATAGCTGGTCAAGTAATTGGAATCAATTCAATGAAAATTTCTAGTGATACTGTCGAAGGAATGGGATTTGCTATTCCAAGTAATGACGTTGTTAGCATCATTAATCAATTGGAAGCAAACGGTGAAGTTGTTCGTCCGGTATTGGGAATCAGCTTATTGGATTTAAGCGAAATATCTGAACAACAACAAGAATCAGTCTTGAAATTACCTGAAAATGTTACATCTGGTGTTGTAGTAGCTGAAGTTCAACCAGATTCAGCAGCTGAAATCGCTGGATTAGAGCAATACGATGTTATTGTGAAATTCAATGGTAAAGAAGTTACAGATTCAATATCATTGCGTAAAGAAATTTATGCTTCTGAACTCGGAAAAGAAATTGAAGTTGAGTTTTATCGTAATGGCGAACTTCAAAAAACGACGGTCACAATGACTGCTTCAGAACCAACTCTATAA
- the arr gene encoding NAD(+)--rifampin ADP-ribosyltransferase → MELSHSYQGRPTDTGPFYHGSKADLQVGDLLTAGKKSNYEKELKMNHIYFTANINGAGLAAALSKGEGNERVYIIEPTGEFENDPNVTNKKFPGNLTRSYRSQEPLKILGEVTDWEKLTHSERQEWDEKLAKNNGEIIN, encoded by the coding sequence ATGGAATTATCACATTCATATCAAGGTAGACCGACTGACACAGGCCCCTTTTATCACGGATCAAAGGCAGATTTACAAGTTGGCGATTTGCTGACAGCGGGCAAGAAATCAAATTACGAAAAAGAACTTAAAATGAACCACATCTATTTCACAGCAAATATCAATGGTGCGGGACTTGCTGCAGCCTTATCAAAAGGTGAAGGAAACGAACGTGTTTATATCATAGAACCTACCGGTGAATTTGAAAACGACCCTAATGTAACTAACAAGAAATTTCCTGGTAACTTAACACGTTCTTATCGTTCACAAGAACCTCTGAAAATTTTGGGAGAAGTAACGGACTGGGAAAAACTGACTCATTCAGAACGGCAGGAATGGGATGAAAAACTAGCTAAGAATAATGGGGAAATTATTAACTAA
- the walK gene encoding cell wall metabolism sensor histidine kinase WalK encodes MKKKITFFQSIDFKIIFVFIILLLVALELIGTYFVRQLETQLVTNFQEEKRLQVGFLDNTIQPILFDDETAEDSTEIGRLIEDFSGNGILEVQIIDDQHYLLGTSDSTQQNSVSSKTNDKDVQQALLLGNTVTSQYRDQTTNDRIWKLVSPIIASDGSNEILGVIALTTNIESVYEQISEITLIFLNSSLIAIALTVILALFISRAITKPITEMTQQTIQMADGDYSGQVKVYSKDELGILSMAINDLSTKVEEAQETTESERRRLNSVLTHMTDGVIATDRRGVIVIINDKAMEMLNISQEMALGVSILKVLKIDKEYTLRKLLENEDDMYFDFSNDEIPVTLRGEFTLIQRETGFISGIVCVLHDVTKQEKIDNERKEFVSNVSHELRTPLTSMRSYLEALLDGAWKDPEIAPQFLKVTQEETDRMIRMIKDLLDLSRMDSGKGTLDLEYLNVNELFDHVIKRFEMMIQSSDESSKDFSIKRNFTDRQLWVEVDADKMIQVLDNIMNNAIKYSPDGGTITCGLVETNDSVVLSISDEGLGIPKRDLANVFDRFFRVDKARARSMGGTGLGLAISKEVVHQHKGKIWAESTEGKGTTFYISLPYLPYEEDDWE; translated from the coding sequence CTATTTTATTTGATGATGAAACAGCAGAAGATAGTACCGAAATTGGACGGTTGATTGAAGACTTTTCAGGAAATGGAATTTTAGAAGTTCAGATCATTGATGATCAACATTATTTATTAGGGACGAGTGACAGCACTCAGCAAAATAGTGTTAGCAGCAAAACAAATGATAAAGATGTTCAACAAGCTTTACTGCTGGGAAATACAGTCACCAGTCAATACAGAGATCAAACGACCAACGACCGAATCTGGAAGTTGGTTTCTCCTATTATTGCAAGTGATGGATCAAATGAAATATTGGGTGTAATAGCGTTAACGACAAATATTGAAAGTGTTTATGAACAAATCAGCGAAATAACGCTTATTTTTCTTAATTCTTCTTTAATAGCAATAGCATTAACCGTTATTTTGGCACTATTTATTTCCCGGGCAATAACAAAACCAATTACTGAAATGACACAACAGACGATTCAAATGGCAGATGGAGATTATTCCGGACAAGTTAAAGTTTATAGTAAAGATGAATTGGGTATACTATCTATGGCAATCAATGACTTGTCAACTAAGGTTGAGGAAGCCCAAGAAACGACAGAATCTGAACGGAGACGTTTAAATAGTGTGTTGACCCACATGACAGATGGAGTTATCGCGACAGACCGAAGAGGAGTCATTGTTATTATCAATGACAAAGCTATGGAGATGTTGAATATTTCCCAGGAAATGGCGCTAGGTGTTTCAATCTTAAAAGTATTGAAAATAGATAAGGAATATACTTTGCGTAAATTACTGGAAAACGAAGATGATATGTACTTTGATTTTTCAAATGATGAGATACCAGTAACTTTGAGGGGTGAGTTTACTCTTATTCAAAGAGAAACTGGTTTTATCAGTGGAATTGTTTGTGTATTGCATGATGTAACAAAGCAAGAAAAAATAGATAATGAGCGAAAAGAGTTTGTTTCAAATGTTTCTCATGAACTCAGAACGCCTTTAACAAGTATGAGAAGTTATTTAGAGGCATTACTAGATGGTGCATGGAAAGATCCGGAAATCGCTCCGCAATTTTTAAAAGTAACGCAAGAAGAAACAGATCGGATGATTCGTATGATCAAAGATCTGTTAGATTTATCCCGTATGGATTCTGGTAAAGGTACGTTAGACTTAGAATACCTTAATGTAAATGAGTTGTTTGATCATGTCATCAAACGTTTTGAAATGATGATACAGTCTTCTGATGAATCATCAAAAGATTTTTCTATTAAACGAAACTTTACTGATAGACAACTATGGGTTGAAGTTGACGCTGATAAAATGATTCAAGTTTTAGATAATATCATGAATAATGCTATTAAATATTCTCCAGATGGAGGAACGATTACTTGTGGACTTGTCGAAACCAATGATAGTGTCGTTTTAAGTATCAGTGATGAAGGTCTGGGTATTCCTAAACGTGATTTGGCAAATGTATTTGACCGTTTCTTTAGAGTTGATAAAGCTAGAGCGCGTTCTATGGGTGGAACTGGATTAGGTTTAGCTATATCTAAAGAAGTAGTTCATCAGCATAAAGGTAAAATATGGGCAGAAAGTACGGAGGGAAAAGGAACGACTTTTTATATTTCATTGCCTTATCTTCCGTATGAGGAGGATGATTGGGAATGA
- the gloA gene encoding lactoylglutathione lyase, giving the protein MNQELVEICLRVRDIEATLDFYTNLFDFEVASRREFPKDKFDLVYLNSPGSSVQIELTYNYDAEPYNVGNGFSHLGVTVSDLEKMHEVCKASPYETGDLRGLSGGTPSYFFVTDPDGYRIEVKRAK; this is encoded by the coding sequence ATGAACCAAGAACTCGTTGAGATTTGCCTGCGTGTCAGAGATATTGAGGCTACTTTAGACTTTTATACTAATCTATTCGATTTTGAAGTTGCCAGCCGTAGAGAATTTCCTAAAGATAAATTTGATTTAGTTTATCTGAATTCTCCCGGTTCTTCTGTACAAATTGAACTCACTTACAATTACGATGCCGAGCCATATAATGTAGGAAATGGCTTCAGTCATTTAGGTGTGACTGTTAGTGACTTAGAAAAAATGCATGAAGTTTGTAAAGCTTCTCCTTACGAAACAGGTGATTTAAGAGGACTTTCAGGCGGCACACCCTCTTATTTCTTTGTGACGGACCCTGATGGCTATCGAATTGAAGTAAAGCGCGCAAAATAA